A single genomic interval of Malania oleifera isolate guangnan ecotype guangnan chromosome 11, ASM2987363v1, whole genome shotgun sequence harbors:
- the LOC131143454 gene encoding purine-uracil permease NCS1: MVSKCCSLHLRPHPHRPFPPASAIFPKPRPKYLPATPVSLPTKLTVSHDQTRSPRPSSLRPMASHQPNKLEHDLTLSNADLQPTPPHRRTSSGWELASLWVGLVVGVPSYYLAGSLVDLGMAWWQGIATVVAANAILLVPLVLTGHPGTRYGVPFPVLARSAFGVRGSHVPTLLRALVGCGWYGIETWIGGEAIFLLLPNSFKHSSFSQFLPWLGTSPLEFACFMAFWAAQLAVVWKGMDGIRELEKYSAPILIFLTSCLLVWAYVKAGGFGHMLSLSTRLSSSEFWALFFPSLTANISFWATLALNIPDFTRYAKSQKDQIMGQAGLPIFMGAFTFVGLAVTSSTEVIFGRVISNPIQLLGAIGGFTTVILSIFGIGLATVTTNIAANVVAPANALVNLNPKMFTFRRGAVLTALLGIGFQPWRLLRSSESFVYTWLIGYSALLGPIGGIILADYYLLQRMNLSVAELYSSSPRGAYYYSGGYNLAAITALVIGILPVIPGLLQKVGIVDSIADIFVVIYNNAWFFSFFIGGFVFWVLSCLIGKQRNSLAVDPLLPSAT, from the coding sequence ATGGTGTCCAAATGCTGTAGCCTCCATCTCCGCCCACACCCCCACCGCCCCTTTCCCCCTGCCTCTGCAATCTTCCCGAAACCGAGGCCCAAATACCTCCCCGCCACCCCTGTCTCATTACCCACGAAATTAACCGTCTCCCATGACCAAACCCGCTCCCCAAGACCCTCCTCTCTTCGACCCATGGCGTCGCACCAGCCCAACAAACTCGAACACGACCTCACCCTCAGCAACGCCGACCTCCAGCCTACGCCGCCCCACCGCAGAACCTCTTCCGGCTGGGAATTGGCAAGTCTCTGGGTAGGTCTAGTCGTCGGCGTCCCATCCTACTACCTCGCAGGCAGCCTGGTCGACTTAGGCATGGCTTGGTGGCAGGGCATTGCCACCGTTGTCGCCGCCAACGCCATCCTTTTGGTGCCGCTGGTCCTCACCGGCCACCCCGGCACGCGCTACGGCGTGCCCTTCCCCGTCCTCGCGCGGTCGGCCTTCGGCGTCCGCGGCTCCCACGTCCCGACTCTGCTCCGCGCGCTGGTGGGCTGCGGCTGGTACGGGATCGAGACTTGGATCGGCGGCGAGGCCATTTTCCTCCTCTTGCCCAACTCCTTCAAACACTCCTCTTTCTCCCAATTTCTCCCCTGGCTCGGCACTTCGCCTCTCGAATTCGCCTGCTTCATGGCCTTTTGGGCTGCGCAATTGGCCGTTGTCTGGAAGGGAATGGATGGGATTCGTGAGCTGGAGAAATACTCGGCTCCAATTCTTATCTTTCTTACTTCTTGCCTCCTTGTTTGGGCTTATGTCAAGGCAGGTGGGTTTGGTCACATGCTCTCCTTGTCGACCAGGCTCTCTTCTTCAGAGTTCTGGGCTCTCTTCTTTCCTTCCCTCACTGCAAACATAAGTTTCTGGGCTACTCTCGCACTTAACATTCCTGATTTCACCCGGTACGCCAAGAGCCAAAAGGACCAAATCATGGGTCAGGCTGGCCTTCCCATCTTCATGGGGGCATTCACCTTCGTTGGCCTGGCAGTAACCTCTTCAACCGAAGTTATTTTCGGACGCGTGATCTCCAATCCAATCCAACTTCTCGGCGCAATCGGAGGATTTACGACTGTGATCCTTTCCATATTCGGCATCGGTCTGGCCACCGTTACCACCAACATCGCCGCCAACGTGGTGGCGCCGGCGAATGCGCTCGTCAATCTCAACCCCAAAATGTTCACGTTTAGACGAGGAGCTGTTCTGACGGCGTTGCTCGGAATTGGGTTTCAGCCGTGGAGACTGCTCAGGTCAAGCGAGAGCTTTGTTTATACATGGCTTATTGGCTACTCTGCGCTGTTGGGTCCGATCGGAGGGATAATTCTTGCAGATTATTATCTTCTCCAGCGAATGAATTTGAGTGTTGCCGAGCTGTACTCGTCCAGTCCAAGGGGAGCATACTATTATTCAGGAGGGTACAATTTGGCAGCAATTACGGCTCTTGTTATTGGGATTTTGCCGGTGATTCCTGGTTTATTGCAGAAGGTTGGGATTGTGGATTCAATTGCTGATATTTTTGTAGTCATTTACAATAATGCTTGGTTTTTCAGCTTCTTCATTGgtggttttgtgttttgggttctATCTTGTTTGATTGGAAAGCAGAGGAATTCTCTGGCTGTAGATCCTCTTCTTCCCTCTGCAACGTAG